The following proteins are encoded in a genomic region of Gimesia algae:
- a CDS encoding response regulator transcription factor — protein sequence MTEFIVYIIDDDPDVLDSIAYLLRTSGYTVKPFNSVFSLLESNDLEKPGCVLIDLIMPEISGIDAMQLLEKHQIRFPVIMMSAYGDIEKAVAAVKQGACEYLEKPFAKDKCIQAVETARVIWNQKAHETTDNDMQYLQLYDGLTRREKQVFHLIAEGQSGKQIANSMSISYRTMEKHKANVLNKLGVSSTTDIVHILYKIKDLPGYRKNSAPDASQ from the coding sequence ATGACGGAATTTATTGTTTACATCATCGATGATGACCCTGATGTTTTAGATTCAATCGCCTATCTGCTACGAACTTCCGGCTATACAGTCAAACCGTTTAACAGTGTTTTTTCTTTACTGGAATCAAACGATCTTGAAAAGCCGGGCTGTGTACTTATCGATTTGATCATGCCGGAAATTTCTGGCATCGATGCAATGCAGTTATTAGAAAAACATCAGATTCGTTTTCCGGTGATCATGATGAGTGCTTATGGTGATATTGAAAAAGCAGTTGCGGCTGTAAAGCAGGGGGCGTGTGAATATCTGGAAAAGCCATTTGCCAAAGATAAGTGCATTCAGGCAGTAGAAACAGCTCGTGTAATCTGGAATCAGAAAGCTCATGAGACAACTGATAACGATATGCAATATCTGCAGTTGTATGATGGTCTCACCCGTCGGGAAAAACAGGTGTTTCATCTGATAGCAGAAGGCCAGTCAGGGAAACAGATTGCGAATTCCATGTCGATCAGTTATCGAACCATGGAAAAACATAAAGCAAATGTACTCAATAAATTAGGTGTTTCCAGCACCACAGATATCGTACATATTCTTTATAAGATTAAAGATCTGCCTGGCTATCGAAAAAATAGTGCGCCTGATGCATCTCAATAG
- a CDS encoding response regulator gives MKILIVDEIGFIRQSLNQKLGLHHFETVSAENGEEALLTLKTDFSIDAVLTSLFLPTMNAIDLYKSAAKIERFNDEGMIPPLNFYLMVTKEHGTSSPKMKQLTREALALGFKDLLVKPIDTELLVKKLKSSTTMESKELCSDHPVEAASQADNTSENEQRSRPVNSNNRFDQLKEVQNSLYALKKEMCDSIDTLLEEVSRNSSQ, from the coding sequence ATGAAAATACTGATAGTCGACGAAATCGGATTTATCCGTCAGAGTCTGAACCAGAAGCTGGGACTTCATCATTTCGAGACCGTCTCTGCAGAAAACGGTGAAGAAGCGCTTCTGACCTTAAAGACAGATTTCTCCATCGATGCAGTCCTGACGAGTCTATTTCTGCCGACAATGAATGCCATTGATTTATATAAATCGGCAGCCAAAATCGAACGGTTCAATGACGAAGGAATGATTCCCCCGCTGAATTTTTATCTGATGGTGACCAAAGAGCACGGCACCTCTTCACCAAAGATGAAGCAATTGACCCGTGAGGCGTTGGCACTGGGCTTCAAAGACCTCCTGGTCAAACCCATTGATACTGAGTTGCTCGTCAAAAAATTAAAAAGTTCAACAACGATGGAGAGTAAAGAACTTTGTTCAGACCATCCTGTAGAAGCTGCCTCACAGGCTGATAACACGAGTGAAAACGAACAGCGTTCTCGTCCCGTCAATTCAAATAATCGATTCGATCAACTCAAAGAAGTACAAAACAGTCTGTATGCGCTCAAAAAAGAAATGTGTGATTCAATTGATACATTACTGGAAGAAGTCAGTCGAAACTCGAGTCAGTAA
- a CDS encoding nucleoside hydrolase — translation MFWKRLSGICLLLLMTTRLVLAAEPAQVIFDTDISGDVDDVLALAMLHTLADRRECDLLAVTISKINPLTGPFTDATNTFYGRGDIPIGVTRDAQKRESRYLKLIKESQGNQSRYPHDISSNQQLPDAVKLLRKTLAASADGSIVIIQVGLAANLADLVESKADEISPLSGPELIRRKVKLVSVMAGAFEPIDGNTHFLEANVRNGIQSMQRFVRQWPVSTPVVWSGFEIGIAVRYPRESIARDFNYLEHHIVREAYLLHSGPEHDRPSWDLTSVLYAVRPHDGYFDLSEPGKVTVDDDGFMSFHSAKQGRDRYLKMNPLQAVQVKEVLRSLVSQPPVIRKIK, via the coding sequence ATGTTCTGGAAGCGCTTGAGTGGAATCTGCTTACTATTGTTAATGACTACCCGGCTCGTATTAGCGGCGGAGCCGGCTCAGGTGATTTTTGATACGGATATCTCTGGAGATGTCGATGATGTACTGGCTCTGGCGATGTTACACACACTGGCGGATCGACGAGAATGTGATTTGCTGGCGGTAACCATTTCTAAAATCAATCCTCTCACAGGCCCCTTCACCGACGCCACAAACACATTTTACGGACGGGGTGATATTCCCATCGGAGTGACTCGCGATGCACAGAAACGCGAGAGCCGCTATCTGAAGCTCATCAAAGAATCGCAGGGAAATCAGAGCCGTTACCCGCATGATATCAGTTCGAATCAACAACTGCCGGATGCGGTCAAGCTGTTGCGGAAAACGCTGGCCGCATCAGCCGACGGTTCCATTGTGATTATCCAGGTCGGTTTAGCCGCAAATCTGGCAGACCTGGTTGAGTCGAAAGCGGATGAAATCAGCCCGCTTTCTGGTCCTGAATTAATCAGACGAAAAGTCAAGCTGGTCTCTGTGATGGCAGGCGCATTTGAACCCATCGATGGAAATACACATTTTCTTGAAGCAAACGTGCGGAATGGAATTCAATCCATGCAGCGATTTGTACGCCAGTGGCCTGTTAGTACGCCTGTCGTCTGGAGCGGATTTGAAATCGGTATTGCTGTTCGCTATCCGCGCGAGAGTATTGCCCGAGATTTTAACTATCTGGAACATCACATCGTTCGAGAGGCTTATCTGCTGCACAGTGGACCGGAACACGATCGTCCCAGCTGGGATTTGACGAGTGTGTTGTATGCTGTTCGTCCACACGATGGCTATTTTGATCTTTCCGAACCCGGAAAAGTAACCGTGGACGATGACGGATTCATGAGTTTTCATTCAGCAAAACAGGGGCGCGATCGCTATCTGAAAATGAATCCCCTGCAGGCGGTGCAGGTAAAAGAAGTGCTACGGAGTCTGGTCAGTCAGCCACCAGTCATCCGAAAAATTAAGTAA
- a CDS encoding 3-keto-disaccharide hydrolase codes for MKKQFAILCLGCLVLLQSNQTGCTSEPNQLTEQEKTQGFTLLFNGKDLTGWQHSGNWKVEEGVLTRSGKGGSLVYEPELVPDNFELKFEWKVAEGSNSGIYYRPGQYEYQILDNQKHVDGKNPRTSAASIYFCLPPSHDATRPVGQWNTGRIVCQGTVIQHWLNGEKVIDLDYTDPRYAWHVELLANRGGNLTDRGANLSLQDHGDPVWYRGLKMRSIPDTEKLKRSKVEPAEISDTAMAAEQRKLQRIMEGRARQQQKK; via the coding sequence ATGAAAAAGCAGTTTGCGATTCTCTGTCTGGGATGTCTGGTTTTATTACAGTCTAATCAGACTGGTTGTACTTCTGAACCGAATCAATTGACGGAACAGGAAAAGACGCAGGGATTCACGCTGTTGTTTAATGGCAAGGACCTGACAGGCTGGCAGCACAGTGGCAACTGGAAAGTGGAAGAAGGGGTGCTTACCCGTTCCGGTAAGGGGGGAAGCCTGGTTTATGAACCAGAGCTTGTGCCCGACAACTTTGAACTGAAGTTTGAATGGAAGGTTGCGGAAGGAAGTAACAGTGGCATCTATTACCGTCCAGGGCAATATGAGTATCAGATTCTGGATAATCAGAAACACGTGGATGGCAAGAATCCCCGCACCAGCGCGGCTTCAATTTATTTTTGCCTGCCTCCCTCACACGACGCAACACGCCCTGTGGGGCAATGGAATACAGGGCGCATCGTCTGTCAGGGGACTGTCATTCAGCACTGGTTGAATGGGGAAAAGGTCATTGATCTGGATTATACCGACCCGCGCTATGCCTGGCATGTAGAACTATTAGCAAATCGGGGAGGAAACCTGACTGATCGCGGCGCAAACCTGTCTCTGCAGGACCATGGTGATCCGGTCTGGTACCGTGGATTAAAAATGCGGAGTATCCCTGATACAGAGAAACTGAAACGCAGTAAAGTAGAACCCGCGGAAATTAGCGATACAGCGATGGCTGCGGAACAACGTAAACTGCAGCGAATTATGGAAGGCCGGGCACGGCAGCAGCAGAAAAAATAA
- a CDS encoding neutral/alkaline non-lysosomal ceramidase N-terminal domain-containing protein, whose protein sequence is MLRLTILVVLLFPMSLPTADAAPASLQAGAAKYNITPRKFPVSMTGSFQDRQAVSAHDPLHARALVLKSGDTSIAFVVCDICLISREIFDAAKQQASLKTGIPVSHMLTSATHTHTAPTSVPLAQCHPSQEYVQFLTEGIAQSIINAHARLEPAQIAWGVTQEPAEVNNRRWYVREGEIPTNPFGRKSDKVRTNPPRGSEILIKPAGPIDPAISFLSVQSAEGRPLALLANYSLHYVGGIPPNQLSADYFGEYARQIKKRLGGDETFVGIMSNGTSGDINNYNFKEPRPRAAAFERVIAVASVIADKTYAAVKNLKYRRDTEIVIQERTLDLGIRKPNEEELVYAKKLLAAAKDPDRLTTNEVYARETVNIDQGPATVNIKLQALRIGELGVVAIPCEVFAEIGLEIKQKSPLKPTFVIALANGYNGYLPTPEQHGLQGYETWRSSWSYLEADASVKINQQIFQMLNQISD, encoded by the coding sequence ATGCTTCGTCTCACGATCTTGGTAGTTCTACTGTTTCCCATGTCATTGCCGACGGCAGATGCAGCGCCTGCTTCTCTGCAGGCGGGGGCAGCGAAATACAATATTACCCCGCGAAAATTTCCTGTCTCGATGACGGGCAGCTTTCAGGATCGACAGGCGGTGTCTGCTCACGATCCCCTTCATGCTCGCGCTCTGGTTCTTAAGAGTGGTGATACCAGTATCGCCTTTGTCGTTTGTGACATCTGCCTGATTTCACGCGAGATATTTGATGCCGCCAAACAACAGGCATCTCTCAAGACCGGCATTCCTGTAAGTCACATGCTGACATCAGCCACCCATACGCATACGGCTCCGACTTCCGTTCCCCTGGCGCAGTGTCATCCCAGTCAGGAATATGTGCAGTTTCTGACAGAAGGAATTGCGCAGTCAATTATTAATGCTCACGCCCGGTTAGAACCGGCACAAATTGCCTGGGGAGTGACGCAGGAACCAGCGGAAGTGAATAACCGGCGGTGGTATGTCAGAGAAGGAGAAATACCGACTAATCCATTCGGGAGGAAGTCCGACAAAGTTCGTACGAATCCACCCCGCGGTAGCGAAATTCTCATCAAGCCTGCTGGTCCCATTGATCCGGCGATTTCATTTCTCTCGGTTCAGTCAGCCGAGGGACGACCTTTGGCGTTACTGGCAAATTATTCTCTGCATTACGTAGGTGGAATTCCCCCGAACCAACTCTCCGCAGATTATTTTGGAGAATATGCCCGACAGATCAAAAAGCGGCTGGGGGGAGATGAAACCTTTGTGGGTATCATGTCCAATGGTACGAGCGGAGATATCAACAACTATAATTTCAAAGAGCCTCGTCCGCGTGCGGCGGCTTTTGAACGCGTCATTGCGGTGGCATCCGTGATAGCAGACAAAACTTATGCGGCTGTGAAAAACCTGAAGTATCGCCGTGATACAGAAATCGTCATACAGGAACGGACTCTGGATTTGGGGATTCGCAAACCGAATGAGGAAGAACTGGTGTATGCGAAAAAACTGTTAGCCGCGGCGAAAGATCCCGACCGTTTAACCACCAACGAAGTCTATGCCCGGGAAACGGTGAACATCGATCAGGGGCCTGCTACCGTCAATATCAAGTTGCAGGCATTGCGAATCGGTGAACTGGGAGTGGTAGCAATACCCTGTGAGGTCTTTGCAGAAATCGGTCTGGAGATAAAACAGAAAAGCCCGCTTAAACCAACCTTTGTGATCGCGCTGGCAAACGGTTATAACGGTTATCTTCCTACTCCAGAACAGCATGGTCTGCAGGGGTACGAGACCTGGAGATCGAGCTGGAGTTATCTGGAAGCGGATGCCTCTGTCAAAATCAATCAACAGATATTTCAGATGCTGAATCAGATTTCAGACTGA
- a CDS encoding sulfatase-like hydrolase/transferase, whose protein sequence is MRRTQIIVLAVYTLLPALLSAADTIPHPNIVLIMADDLGYGDLSCYGSKECTTPHLDRLAENGMRFTDFHSSGAVCSPTRAGLLTGRYQQRAGIDGVVYADPKKNRHHGLQKNEITLAQCLQDAGYQTGMFGKWHLGYQRQYNPTFRGFQQFTGYVSGNVDYFAHLDGTGVFDWWHNAELNREEQGYVTHLINDHAVEFIRHQREKPFFVYIAHEAVHYPYQGPHDQPMRKEGGGEIKTAKRKDIANAYREMNNEMDKGIGKVVAVLNELKLTDKTFIFFLSDNGANKNGSNGKLRGFKGSLWEGGHRVPAIACWPGQIPSGTVCDETVISIDLMPTILELTKAKVPAGRKLDGVSLVTLLTDQQSLAPRQIYWAYNGKSAVRQGPWKLLLNQTRKDPVELYNLSQDLSESKNLVEAQPQRVQQMQSAFAAWKTEVQQTATPQPEK, encoded by the coding sequence GTGAGAAGAACTCAGATCATCGTTCTAGCGGTGTACACATTACTGCCTGCTCTGCTATCAGCCGCAGACACGATTCCGCACCCTAATATCGTATTGATTATGGCTGACGATTTAGGTTATGGGGACCTGAGCTGTTATGGGAGTAAGGAATGCACTACTCCGCATCTGGATCGACTCGCTGAAAATGGAATGCGCTTTACCGATTTTCATTCCAGTGGGGCTGTCTGCAGTCCCACGCGGGCAGGTTTGCTGACTGGTCGCTATCAGCAGAGAGCGGGCATCGATGGGGTGGTCTATGCGGACCCGAAGAAGAACCGACATCATGGTCTTCAGAAAAATGAAATCACACTGGCACAATGTCTGCAGGATGCGGGCTACCAGACAGGGATGTTTGGCAAATGGCATCTGGGGTACCAACGGCAGTACAACCCGACGTTTCGTGGGTTTCAGCAGTTTACAGGATATGTCAGTGGAAATGTCGATTATTTTGCTCATCTGGACGGGACCGGCGTATTCGACTGGTGGCATAATGCGGAGTTGAACCGTGAGGAACAGGGATATGTGACGCATCTGATAAATGATCATGCCGTGGAATTTATTCGCCACCAGCGAGAGAAACCATTTTTTGTCTATATTGCACATGAGGCCGTGCATTATCCGTATCAGGGACCTCATGATCAGCCAATGCGGAAAGAGGGGGGCGGTGAAATCAAAACTGCCAAACGAAAGGATATTGCGAATGCCTACCGCGAGATGAATAATGAAATGGATAAGGGCATTGGTAAAGTAGTTGCTGTTTTAAATGAACTGAAACTGACGGATAAGACATTCATTTTCTTTCTGTCTGATAATGGTGCTAACAAGAATGGTTCGAACGGAAAACTGCGTGGTTTCAAAGGGAGCCTCTGGGAAGGGGGACATCGTGTGCCGGCGATTGCCTGCTGGCCTGGTCAGATTCCCTCTGGAACCGTTTGTGATGAAACCGTCATTAGTATCGATCTGATGCCTACCATTCTGGAATTGACGAAAGCGAAAGTTCCTGCGGGACGCAAGCTGGATGGAGTCAGTCTGGTCACTCTGTTAACAGACCAGCAATCATTAGCGCCCCGACAGATCTACTGGGCTTACAACGGTAAATCTGCTGTAAGGCAGGGGCCCTGGAAGTTGCTGTTGAATCAGACGCGCAAGGACCCGGTCGAGTTATATAATCTCAGTCAAGATTTGTCAGAATCCAAAAATCTGGTTGAGGCTCAGCCACAACGTGTTCAGCAAATGCAGTCTGCGTTCGCTGCCTGGAAAACTGAGGTGCAGCAGACCGCAACGCCTCAGCCTGAAAAATAA